The following are encoded together in the Triticum dicoccoides isolate Atlit2015 ecotype Zavitan chromosome 6B, WEW_v2.0, whole genome shotgun sequence genome:
- the LOC119323578 gene encoding zinc transporter 5-like, whose product MLLHVLSCVVIATSGTIGYYSVSGWRRADFSESSFLSVSRGIIAGVLLSTGLTNLLPRGIKDLEPWAELPIGGMAVLLGCGLVMALPQRYFLRVSVTDEAQNGLDGPAAVLRRLEDIHAIRAKVEKLIPVIGAHSILFGFCIGVSTDPYAVWPLTITLSLFNLYEGMFLGNDMIQIAQQDRPIIGGLPELIQIKFRLGSVSTIYLFYALTMPLSVALVSSIHNDLSPRNNMLQGVLTCVTSGMLTYLGLVGANVERNWQTIVSAFIAAGLMTVLAW is encoded by the exons ATGCTTCTTCACGTCCTATCGTGCGTCGTAATTGCTACTAGTGGAACTATTGGCTATTACTCCGTTTCTGGATGGCGAAGGGCAGATTTCAGTGAGTCCTCCTTCCTTTCCGTCTCGAGAGGGATAATCGCTGGAGTCTTGCTGTCCACTGGTTTGACAAACCTCCTCCCTCGGGGAATCAAGGACCTGGAGCCCTGGGCCGAGCTACCGATCGGCGGGATGGCAGTCCTGCTGGGCTGCGGTCTTGTAATGGCATTACCCCAGCGGTATTTCCTGAGGGTTTCCGTTACTGATGAAGCGCAGAATGGCCTGGACGGGCCGGCGGCCGTCCTCCGTCGTCTGGAGGATATCCACGCCATCCGTGCGAAAGTAGAAAAATTG ATACCCGTGATCGGCGCACATTCCATCCTTTTCGGTTTCTGTATCGGAGTATCTACAGACCCATATGCCGTCTGGCCACTAACTATTACCCTCTCTTTGTTTAATCTTTATGAGGGGATGTTCCTGGGAAATGACATGATTCAG ATCGCCCAGCAGGATCGCCCAATTATAGGAGGTTTACCTGAATTAATCCAG ATTAAGTTTCGACTAGGGTCCGTCTCGACAATTTATTTGTTTTATGCCCTGACAATGCCACTAAGTGTTGCTCTCGTATCTTCAATACACAACGATCTCAGCCCAAGGAACAACATGCTACAAGGAGTATTAACATGTGTTACATCTGGTATGCTGACGTACCTGGGGCTCGTAGGCGCTAATGTGGAAAGGAACTGGCAAACAATTGTGTCGGCATTTATAGCTGCTGGACTAATGACAGTGCTGGCGTGGTGA